Proteins from one Micromonospora sp. M71_S20 genomic window:
- a CDS encoding folylpolyglutamate synthase/dihydrofolate synthase family protein, with amino-acid sequence MTDRTDFAAVEAELAGRGFTRMAFELDKIESLLDLLGSPQRAYPSIHLTGTNGKTSTARMIDSLLRAFGLHTGRYTSPHLESVRERISLDGEPVDEGRFVATYREIEPLARLVDERSAEPLTYFDMTTALAFATFADAPVDVAVVEVGLGGAEDATNVIQAGVCVLTPVGLDHTEWLGDTIQDIALAKAGIIHKGATVISAAQEEEAAGPILERCAEVGATIAREGAEFGVLRRAVAVGGQVLTLQGLGGVYEEVFIPLHGAHQAQNAAVALAAVEAFLGAGAKRQLDVEAVREGFATASSPGRLERVRSAPTILLDGAHNPHGMAATVAALQEEFAFSKLVAVVGVLADKDAGSLLELLEPVVDQVVVTRNSSPRALPARELAALAAEVFGPERVEVAEEMPDAIEAAVAMAEEDVPGELSGVGVLVTGSVVTVADARRLLKR; translated from the coding sequence GTGACCGACCGCACCGATTTCGCCGCCGTCGAGGCCGAGCTGGCCGGCCGCGGGTTCACCCGCATGGCCTTCGAGCTGGACAAGATCGAGTCGCTGCTGGACCTGCTCGGCAGCCCGCAGCGGGCGTACCCGTCGATCCACCTGACCGGCACCAACGGCAAGACCTCGACGGCCCGGATGATCGACTCGCTGCTGCGGGCGTTCGGGCTGCACACCGGCCGCTACACCAGCCCGCACCTGGAGAGCGTCCGGGAGCGGATCAGCCTGGACGGCGAGCCGGTGGACGAGGGGCGGTTCGTCGCCACGTACCGGGAGATCGAGCCGCTGGCCCGGCTGGTCGACGAGCGCTCGGCGGAGCCGCTGACGTACTTCGACATGACGACCGCGCTGGCCTTCGCCACCTTCGCCGACGCCCCGGTGGACGTGGCGGTGGTCGAGGTGGGCCTGGGCGGCGCCGAGGACGCCACCAACGTGATCCAGGCCGGGGTGTGCGTGCTCACCCCGGTCGGGCTGGACCACACCGAGTGGCTCGGCGACACCATCCAGGACATCGCGCTGGCCAAGGCGGGCATCATCCACAAGGGCGCGACGGTGATCTCCGCGGCGCAGGAGGAGGAGGCCGCCGGGCCGATCCTGGAGCGCTGCGCCGAGGTCGGCGCGACCATCGCCCGGGAGGGCGCCGAGTTCGGGGTGCTGCGGCGGGCGGTCGCCGTCGGCGGGCAGGTGCTCACCCTCCAGGGTCTCGGCGGCGTCTACGAGGAGGTGTTCATCCCGCTGCACGGCGCCCACCAGGCGCAGAACGCGGCGGTGGCGCTGGCGGCGGTCGAGGCGTTCCTCGGCGCCGGGGCGAAGCGGCAGCTCGACGTCGAGGCGGTCCGGGAGGGCTTCGCCACCGCCAGCTCGCCCGGCCGGCTGGAGCGCGTACGTAGCGCGCCGACCATCCTGCTCGACGGGGCGCACAACCCGCACGGGATGGCGGCCACGGTCGCGGCCCTCCAGGAGGAGTTCGCCTTCAGCAAGCTGGTCGCGGTGGTCGGCGTCCTCGCGGACAAGGACGCGGGCAGCCTGCTGGAGCTGCTGGAGCCGGTGGTCGACCAGGTCGTGGTGACCCGCAACAGCTCGCCCCGGGCGCTGCCGGCCCGGGAGCTGGCCGCGCTGGCGGCGGAGGTCTTCGGACCCGAGCGGGTGGAGGTGGCCGAGGAGATGCCGGACGCGATCGAGGCGGCGGTGGCGATGGCCGAGGAGGACGTACCGGGGGAGCTGAGCGGGGTCGGGGTGCTGGTCACCGGGTCGGTGGTGACGGTGGCCGACGCCCGTCGGCTGCTGAAGCGATGA